From Coffea arabica cultivar ET-39 chromosome 10e, Coffea Arabica ET-39 HiFi, whole genome shotgun sequence, one genomic window encodes:
- the LOC113711514 gene encoding uncharacterized protein isoform X2 yields MTNEHRTQMALKRGKSTLAEEGNLEIGNGYGVPGGGAYHVTSKANITATVNNVDDHQTSQRNTEHGAESRLKPVGKELPEYLKQKLRARGILKDDPKINNQALPDNSTEAASSQNMAIGKLPPGWIEARDPASGSLYYYNENSGTSQWERPTDAAPMFPAASHSELPEDWQEAVDETTGQTYYYNRMTNASQWERPGTSPKISSHPQDDKSSISNKCMGCGGWGVGLVQTWGYCNHCTRVLNLPQSQYLSTQPETRQHGSNAVKTGEISDKGFSKPRSNMKPPMGRGHKRDTRKRSYSEDDELDPMDPSSYSDAPRGGWVVGLKGVQPRAADTTATGPLFQQRPYPSPGAVLRKNAEIASQKKKPNSNFAPISKRGDGSDGLGDAD; encoded by the exons ATGACTAATGAGCATCGTACTCAAATGGCTCTAAAGCGTGGAAAATCTACCTTAGCTGAGGAAG GTAACTTGGAAATTGGAAATGGATACGGTGTTCCGGGTGGAGGTGCTTATCATGTTACTTCAAAGGCCAATATCACTGCCACCG TCAATAATGTTGATGATCATCAAACAAGCCAAAGAAATACAGAGCATGGTGCTGAATCCAGGTTGAAGCCTGTGGGTAAGGAGTTGCCTGAATACCTCAAGCAGAAATTGAGAGCCAGAGGCATATTGAAAGATGATCCAAAAATTAATAATCAAGCCCTACCTGATAAT AGTACAGAAGCTGCGTCATCTCAGAACATGGCAATTGGGAAGCTTCCTCCAGGATGG ATTGAGGCAAGGGATCCTGCAAGTGGCTCTTTATATTATTATAATGAAAATTCTGGGACAAGTCAGTGGGAAAGACCAACCGATGCTGCACCCATGTTTCCAGCAGCATCACATTCAGAACTTCCAGAAGATTGGCAAGAGGCGGTGGATGAAACGACTG GTCAAACTTATTATTACAACAGGATGACCAATGCATCACAGTGGGAGCGCCCAGGAACATCACCTAAAATCTCCTCTCATCCTCAGGATGATAAATCATCCATATCAAATAAATGCATGGGATGTGGTGGATGGGGTGTAGGCCTCGTACAGACATGGGGTTATTGCAATCATTGCACTCG GGTTCTGAATCTTCCTCAAAGCCAATACTTGTCGACACAGCCGGAAACCAGGCAGCATGGCTCCAATGCTGTGAAAACTGGAGAAATTTCGGACAAGGGATTTTCCAAGCCGAG GTCTAACATGAAACCACCAATGGGAAGAGGACATAAAAGAGATACTAGAAAACGTTCATATTCTGAGGATGATGAGTTGGATCCCATGGATCCAAGCTCGTATTCTGATGCTCCGCGTGGTGGTTG GGTTGTAGGCCTGAAAGGAGTGCAACCACGGGCTGCAGACACCACTGCCACG GGTCCTCTCTTTCAGCAACGTCCTTACCCATCTCCTGGAGCAGTCCTGCGGAAAAATGCTGAAATTGCTTCACAAAAGAAGAAGCCTAATTCTAATTTCGCTCCTATATCTAAGAGAGGTGATGGAAGTGATGGACTCGGTGATGCTGACTGA
- the LOC113711514 gene encoding uncharacterized protein isoform X1 — MQTYLEFSSSQLQAENQNDIEIAVQNAVLHEQEIATQQIIQSQRDAGYGNGTSEEQRDILSGRHDPNAIKEHLLKMTNEHRTQMALKRGKSTLAEEGNLEIGNGYGVPGGGAYHVTSKANITATVNNVDDHQTSQRNTEHGAESRLKPVGKELPEYLKQKLRARGILKDDPKINNQALPDNSTEAASSQNMAIGKLPPGWIEARDPASGSLYYYNENSGTSQWERPTDAAPMFPAASHSELPEDWQEAVDETTGQTYYYNRMTNASQWERPGTSPKISSHPQDDKSSISNKCMGCGGWGVGLVQTWGYCNHCTRVLNLPQSQYLSTQPETRQHGSNAVKTGEISDKGFSKPRSNMKPPMGRGHKRDTRKRSYSEDDELDPMDPSSYSDAPRGGWVVGLKGVQPRAADTTATGPLFQQRPYPSPGAVLRKNAEIASQKKKPNSNFAPISKRGDGSDGLGDAD; from the exons ATGCAGACTTATCTGGAATTTAGCTCTTCTCAACTGCAAGCAGAAAATCAAAATGATATTGAAATTGCTGTTCAGAACGCTGTGCTACATGAGCAA GAAATTGCCACTCAACAAATTATACAGAGTCAgag AGATGCAGGGTATGGAAATGGAACTTCGGAAGAGCAGAGAGACATTCTCTCAGGACGTCATGACCCAAATGCTATAAAG GAGCATCTACTTAAAATGACTAATGAGCATCGTACTCAAATGGCTCTAAAGCGTGGAAAATCTACCTTAGCTGAGGAAG GTAACTTGGAAATTGGAAATGGATACGGTGTTCCGGGTGGAGGTGCTTATCATGTTACTTCAAAGGCCAATATCACTGCCACCG TCAATAATGTTGATGATCATCAAACAAGCCAAAGAAATACAGAGCATGGTGCTGAATCCAGGTTGAAGCCTGTGGGTAAGGAGTTGCCTGAATACCTCAAGCAGAAATTGAGAGCCAGAGGCATATTGAAAGATGATCCAAAAATTAATAATCAAGCCCTACCTGATAAT AGTACAGAAGCTGCGTCATCTCAGAACATGGCAATTGGGAAGCTTCCTCCAGGATGG ATTGAGGCAAGGGATCCTGCAAGTGGCTCTTTATATTATTATAATGAAAATTCTGGGACAAGTCAGTGGGAAAGACCAACCGATGCTGCACCCATGTTTCCAGCAGCATCACATTCAGAACTTCCAGAAGATTGGCAAGAGGCGGTGGATGAAACGACTG GTCAAACTTATTATTACAACAGGATGACCAATGCATCACAGTGGGAGCGCCCAGGAACATCACCTAAAATCTCCTCTCATCCTCAGGATGATAAATCATCCATATCAAATAAATGCATGGGATGTGGTGGATGGGGTGTAGGCCTCGTACAGACATGGGGTTATTGCAATCATTGCACTCG GGTTCTGAATCTTCCTCAAAGCCAATACTTGTCGACACAGCCGGAAACCAGGCAGCATGGCTCCAATGCTGTGAAAACTGGAGAAATTTCGGACAAGGGATTTTCCAAGCCGAG GTCTAACATGAAACCACCAATGGGAAGAGGACATAAAAGAGATACTAGAAAACGTTCATATTCTGAGGATGATGAGTTGGATCCCATGGATCCAAGCTCGTATTCTGATGCTCCGCGTGGTGGTTG GGTTGTAGGCCTGAAAGGAGTGCAACCACGGGCTGCAGACACCACTGCCACG GGTCCTCTCTTTCAGCAACGTCCTTACCCATCTCCTGGAGCAGTCCTGCGGAAAAATGCTGAAATTGCTTCACAAAAGAAGAAGCCTAATTCTAATTTCGCTCCTATATCTAAGAGAGGTGATGGAAGTGATGGACTCGGTGATGCTGACTGA
- the LOC113711049 gene encoding MADS-box protein defh21, translating into MGRGKIELKRIENNTSRQVTFSKRRSGLLKKTQELSVLCDAQIGLIIFSNKGKLFEYCSNPLSMDQIIERYLKTKGTSIPDHEDLAKSHNERVFGELKRMKSETLNLQLSLQRYKGDDLSSAHYDELNQLEQQLELSVTKVRARKFELLDQQLENLKRTEKLLEKENQEMCTWLMSNYYQKQRVELEHSHQQAMTELKLVGQHAILDQFPFSGEEQPSEVLQLANLPLNIHQYRLQPIQPNLQDYGQPGCSYGN; encoded by the exons ATGGGTAGAGGTAAAATAGAGCTGAAGAGGATTGAAAACAACACAAGCAGGCAAGTCACCTTCTCCAAGCGAAGATCTGGGCTGCTCAAGAAAACCCAAGAACTTTCAGTGCTTTGTGATGCTCAGATCGGCCTCATCATCTTTTCAAACAAAGGAAAGCTGTTTGAGTACTGCTCTAACCCCCTGAG TATGGACCAAATCATAGAAAGGTACTTGAAGACTAAAGGAACATCCATTCCAGACCACGAAGACCTTGCAAAATCACACAAT GAAAGGGTTTTTGGTGAGCTGAAAAGGATGAAAAGTGAGACCCTTAATCTTCAGTTAAGCCTCCAGCGCTACAAAGGTGATGACTTGAGTTCTGCTCACTATGATGAGCTCAATCAACTCGAGCAGCAGCTTGAACTCTCCGTGACCAAAGTCCGAGCAAGAAag TTTGAACTCTTAGATCAGCAACTGGAGAATCTGAAGCGAACG GAAAAGCTTCTGgagaaagaaaaccaagaaatgTGCACTTGG TTGATGAGTAATTACTATCAGAAGCAACGTGTGGAACTAGAGCATAGCCATCAACAGGCAATGACTGAATTGAAGCTAGTAGGACAGCATGCTATACTGGATCAATTCCCATTTTCTGGAGAAGAGCAGCCAAGTGAAGTGCTTCAACTTGCTAACCTACCTCTAAACATTCACCAATATCGCCTCCAGCCTATTCAGCCTAATCTCCAGGATTATGGTCAACCAGGCTGCAGCTATG GAAACTAG
- the LOC113712966 gene encoding large ribosomal subunit protein eL15, giving the protein MGAYTYVSELWRKKQSDVMRFLLRVRCWEYRQLPSIVRVTRPTRPDKARRLGYKAKQGYVVYRVRVRRGGRKRPVPKGIVYGKPTNQGVTQLKFQRSKRSVAEERAGRKLGGLRVLNSYWINEDSTYKYYEVILVDPAHAAIRNDPRINWLCQPVHKHRELRGLTSAGKKYRGLRGKGHLHHKARPSRRATWKRNQTLSLRRYR; this is encoded by the exons ATGG GGGCTTATACCTACGTTTCGGAGCTATGGAGGAAGAAGCAATCGGATGTGATGAGGTTTCTGCTGAGGGTTCGTTGCTGGGAGTATCGTCAGCTTCCTTCCATTGTCCGGGTTACCAGGCCTACCCGACCCGACAAGGCCCGCCGCCTCGGGTACAAGGCCAAGCAG GGTTATGTGGTTTACCGTGTACGGGTGAGACGCGGTGGAAGGAAGAGGCCAGTTCCCAAGGGTATTGTATATGGGAAACCCACAAACCAGGGTGTTACTCAGCTGAAGTTTCAGAGAAGCAAGCGCTCAGTTGCAGAGGAGCGAGCTGGAAGGAAACTGGGTGGTCTCAGGGTTCTCAATTCTTATTGGATCAATGAG GACTCTACCTACAAATACTATGAGGTAATCTTGGTTGATCCTGCCCATGCTGCCATCCGCAATGACCCTAGGATCAACTGGTTGTGCCAGCCAGTCCACAAGCACAGAGAACTTCGTGGACTTACTTCAGCAGGGAAGAAATACAGGGGTCTTCGTGGAAAGGGGCACTTGCACCACAAAGCACGACCATCAAGAAGGGCTACTTGGAAGAGAAACCAGACTCTCTCCCTTCGTCGTTATCGCTAA